The DNA segment CACGTCAGCGAAAGCAAAGCGCTCAAGGCCCACCGGGCCGGCGGGCCCGCGACGGTGCGGCCGGTTGGCCCTATCCGCCGGTGGTGTTGCTGATCAGCTCGACACCGCTGCCGTTCCAGCGGAATTTCACCGCACTGTTCAGCCCGAGACCATTCGAGTACGTCAACGCCACCGTGTCACCCGTGCACTGGGACGCGTCGATGCCGTTGAACCCATAGGTGTCGGGGACCCCCTGCGGGATGTACTTGCCCAGGTGGAACATGACCGCGCGGGTGGTCGGATTGCCGGCATTGGTGTTGGCCCTGATGATCACCGCCGACAATTGAGCACACTCGTTGTAGTTGCCGGCCAACGGTTCCGGGTTCCACGGCTGTTGGCTGCGTGGGTCGCGGGGCAGCTCGGAGACGACCCTTGCGATGGTGGGGGAGGCGAGATTGACCGCGCAGGGGTCGGGTGGTGGCGGGGCGCTACCACCGGGCGGGGCCGCCGTTGCCGACGGCGGGGCCGGGCTGCCATCCGGGGCGCTGGATGTGGTGGTCGAGGCGTGTGGTGTCGCATGTGGCGTCTTTGCGACCGTCGAGTCCCCCGAACCGCAGCCGGTCAACGTCGCGGCCATGAACAAGACGGCGGCCACCCGCATCGGTGAGGTGGCACGACAGGGTAGCGACCACACACCGCGCACCGTACCGCCGTCGGGCCTGCGGGTGTGGCAGGCGTGGCCGCGTCGTGGACAATTGGCCGCGCGGTGACCCGCTATGCCCGCTATGCCCGCGCCCCCAGGCTGGCGATCACTATTAAGCTCCGTGTCAGATGGTCCTCCTGAACAACTCTCCTGTGGCGTCCCGAGCGATGATTGCCGTCAAGGCCGCGATGGTCCCGGCGCTGATCGGGTGTTCTGACGCACACCCGAAACCCGAGCGCAGGCGGATGTCGGGTGCGCAGATCGAGCTACCACGCCCGAAGCGCGTGGGATGACGCTGTCCAAAGCCGAGAACGCCCTGGGCGGACTCGAGCAGATCTCCCGAGTGGATCGGGTCGCTTCGCTGACCGGAATCCGAGCGGTCGCCGCCCTTTTGGTCGTCGGCACCCACGCGGCTTACACCACCGGCAAGTACACCCACGGCTATTGGGGGCTGGTCGGTGCCCGGATGGAGATCGGCGTCCCGATCTTTTTTGTGCTGTCCGGCTTCTTGCTGTTTCGCCCGTGGGTGAAATCGGCCGCCGTCGGCGGCCCGCCACCGTCGCTGAGCCGCTATGCGTGGCACCGGGTTCGGCGCATCATGCCGGCCTACGTCATCACCGTGCTGTTCGCCTACGCGCTGTACCACTTTCGCACCGCGGGACCCAACCCCGGGCACAGCTGGGTGGGACTGGTTCGCAACCTCACGTTGACGCAGATCTACACCGACGGCTACCTGGGTTCGTTTCTGCATCAGGGGCTCACCCAGATGTGGAGCCTGGCGGTGGAGGCGGCCTTCTACGTGTCGTTGCCACCGTTGGCGGTTCTGTTGCTGGTGTTGATCTGTCGGCGGCGATGGCGGCCCAAGCTGGCGCTGGCCGCACTCGTGGGGCTGATGCTGATCAGCCCGGCATGGCTGCTCGTCGTGCATGCCGACCACTGGTTTCCCGACGGCGCTCGGCTGTGGCTGCCGACGTATCTGGCGTGGTTCCTCGGCGGCATGATGCTGACCGTGCTGCAGGCGATGGGGGTGCGCTGCTACGCGTTCGCGGCCATACCGCTGGCGGTCATCTGCTACTTCATCGTCGCCACCCCCATTGGGGGTGCGCCCACGACGTCGCCGGCGTCGTTGTGGGAGGCACTGGTCAAGACGGCCTTTTACGCGGTGATTGCCGTGCTGGCGGTGGCGCCGCTGGCGCTGGGTGATCGGGGCTGGTATTCCCGGCTGCTGGCCAGCCGGCCGATGGTGTGGCTGGGCGAGATCTCCTACGAGATCTTTCTGATCCACCTGGTGACCATGGAGTTCGCGATGGTCTATGTGGTGCGGTACCACGTCTACACCGGCTCGATGTTGAACCTGTACGTGGCGACGCTGGCGCTGACCCTCCCGTTGGCCTGGTTGCTGCACCGGTTCACCCGAGTCAAGGCCGATTAGGTGGGTTCCGCCGGGGCGCGCACCACCTCGCTGCATGCACGCCTCACGCTGACCGCGATCTGCCTCGCGGTTTTCATGTTGCTGCTCGACATGACCATCGTGTCGGCCGCTCTTGCCAGCATTCAGTCGTCCCTGGACGCCCGGCTCAGTGGGCTGCAATGGGTGGTCGACGCGTACGCGCTGCCGATGGCCGGGCTGTTGCTCACGGCGGCGACCCTGGGGGACCGCCTGGGGCGGCGACGCCTGTATCTGGTCGGTATCACGGTGTTCACCCTCGCTTCGGCCGGCTGCGCGGTGTCCGGCAGCATCGAGATGCTGAACCTGTGCCGGGCGCTTCAGGGCGCGGGCGGGGCGGTGTTGCTGGGCGTGTCCTTGCCGATGGTGGCGGCGGTCTACCCCGAACAGCGAGGCAGGGGCATGGCGATCGCGGTCTACGGCGCCGTGATGGGTGCCGGCGCCGCCGTCGGGCCGCTGCTGGGCGGGGCGCTGGTGGGGGCCTTCGGCTGGGAATCGATCTTCCTGATCAACCTGCCGATCGGGTCGGTGGCTTTGGCCATCGCCGTGTGGTTCGCCCCGGAAACCCGTGTCCCGCAAGACCGCCCACTCGACCTGCTCGGCACGGCGGTGTTGTCGGCCACGCTGTTCGCGGGTGTGTACGTGTTGATCGAAGGCAATCGCCTCGGCTGGACCAGCACCGCGATCGTGGCGCTCGGCGCGTTCTGCGTGGTGGGCCTGGCACTGTTCGGCTGGTGGGAATCGCGGGTGATGGCGCCGATGCTCGACCTGCGGGTGATGCGTCGACCGGGGTTCGCTGGGGTGGCACTCGCGGCGTTCGCCGCGGCCGGGACCCTGATCGCCGCGACCAACTATCTGGCCTTGTATTTCATGAACACCTTGGGATACAGCCCATTTCAGGCCGGCCTGCGAGCCCTCCCACTCACCGGGGCATGCGTGCTGGGGGCCCCGCTGGCGATGGCCGCCGCGCGCCGCTGTCCGGCCTGGACCTCGATACCGGGTGGCGTTGGGCTGATCGCGGTGGGCCTTTGGCTGATGACCGGGGTAACCGAGAACACCCAATGGACGCATTTCATCGGTGGCTCGATCGTGGCCGGACTGGGTCTGGGTGGGCTATTCGCGTTGACGTCGGACATCGCATTGCAATTCGTGCCGGTCGCCGACGCCGGAATGGCGACCGGTGCGCTCAGCACGGTTCGTCAGGTCGGGATCCTGGCCGGGGTCGCCGGCCTGGGTGCGTTGTTCAGCCGCCACGCGGCCGGCGGGGCCGCCGACGGGCTGGCCAAACTCCGCGGTGTCGGCCCGATGCGGGAACTCATCGACGGGTTGTCCGCCGGGGCCGGTCTGCGGGTGCTGGATTTCCTGCCGAACGAGGTGCGGCCGGCGCTCCCGGCGATTGCGCGGGTGGCCCGGCGGGCGAGCGCCGAGGGAATGCAAGCGGCACTGGTTGCCGCCGCCGTCGGTGCGACGGTCGCCTCCGCGGTCGCGGCGATACTGATCGCGGTCGGGACGCGCCGGTCCTCGCGATAGCACCGGTCGGGTCTGGTTCCGTCGGACCGGTGGGAATAACCTTGGCGAATACCATGATGGGTGAGGCGATCCTGATCCCGGCGACCGATACCGGTCGCTACAGCATCGTGGTCTCCACCGACCCCGCCGCCATCGAAGCCGCTCAGCGGTTGCGCTATCAGACATTTGCCGAAGAACTGGGGGCGGCGCTGCCGCACGCCATCCGTGGGCCGCTGACCGGGGAGATGATCGACGTCGATCAGTTCGATCCGCACAGCGATCATCTGCTGGCCAGGGACGAGGCGACCGGGCACGTCGTCGGCTGCTACCGGCTGCTGCCACCGGACGGGGCCCAAGCCGCCGGTGGGCTGTTCGCCGACACCATCTTCGACATCGGTGGCCTGAATCGATTGCGCCCCAGACTCGTCGAACTCGGCCGGGCCAGTGTCGCGGCCGAACACCGCACCGGCGCGGTGATGGGCCTGCTGTGGGCCGGCATCCTGCGCTATCAGGAAATCACCGGCTATGAATGGGGGATCGGATGCCTGTCGGTCCGGATGGAAGGCGGCCTACCGCGCGGCGCTTTGGTGCGAGGCGTGCGCGACGCGGCTTTCGGCGCCCACCCCGCGCCACCGGAGTTTCGGGTAACGCCGCGAAACCCGGTTCGGGTCAACGGTTTGAGCCTCGCCGAGCTACCTGACCCCGGTCGGGTGCGGATTCCGCCCATGGTGGCGGGTGCGCTGCGAATCGGCGGGCTGATCTGCGGGGAACCCTCCTACGATGCCGATTTCGACATGGCCGACTTCGTCGTCTTGATCAATCGGACGATGGTGCGTGATCGCTATCTGAAACGGTTGGCGCGTGCTGATGTCCACTCGTGAACGAACGGAGCTGCTCGGCATCGGCTTTGGGCCGTCTAACCTCGCGTTGGCGATCGCGGCGGCCGAGCGCGGCATGCGCGCCGTGTTCGTGGAGGCGCAACCCACGTTCGGTTGGCACCGGGGGATGTTGCTGCCGGGCGCGCGCATGCAGATCCCGTTCCTCAAAGACCTGGTGACATTGCGAAATGCCACGAGTGACTACACGTTCATCAACTATCTGAGCGAGCGTGGCCGGCTGGTGGAGTTCATCGACCGGCACACGTTGTTTCCCAGCCGGGTGGAGTTCCATGACTACCTCGAATGGGCGGCAGACCGGGTCGCCGCCGACGTCCGCTACGGACATCGTGTCGTCGAGGTGAGCTGTGGTGAGCCGGGATTCGTGGTGCGGGCCGATCCCGAATGGGTGGTCGAGGCACACACATTGGTGTTGGGCACCGGGCTGCGCCCCGTGTTGCCCGGGGGCGTCGCCGAAAGTGCCCGGCAGTGGCACAGCCACAGTCTGCTGAATGGTCTGGCGGCGCTGAATTGCGCTTCCCCGCAGCGGTTTGCGGTAGTCGGCGCGGGTCAGAGCGCCGCGGAGGTGGTCGGCTATCTGCATGAGACCTACCCGCAGGCCCAGGTCCATGGCGTCTTCGCGCGATACGGCTACAGTGTCGTCGACGACAGTCCTTATGTGAACCGGATTTTCGCCCCTTCGGCCGTCGACGACTTCTATGGTGCCAACCAATCGGCGCGTCAACGACTGCTGGACTACCATCGGTCAGCTAACTACTCGGCGGTCGATCCGGAACTGATCGACGACCTCTATTCGCGCGAGTATGCCGAGCGGGTGGCGGGTAGGCGGCGGCTGTTCATGCACAACGCTTCCGAAGTCGCTGGCACGCAGGAATATCCGGACAGGGTGCGGTTGACGATCGCCAACCTGGCCAATCACTCAACCGAAACCCTGGATTGCGCCGCGGTGGTGTACGCCACGGGTTACGCGCCAACGGACGTCCGCCGGTTTCTGGGAGAGGTGGCCAACCGGTACGAATTCGACCGTGACCAGAGACCGGTCGTCTCGCGCGACTACCGGTTGGTCCCCAAACCGGGAGCCCCGGGAGATGTCTACCTCAACGGTTCGGTCGAGCACACGCACGGCCTGGCGTCCTCGTTGCTGTCGAACGTGGCGGTACGCGCACACGACATCGTTTCCGCCGTCGCCGCGCGTCAAGGGGCGCGCTAGGCCGCCAGCGCGCCCAGGACATAGGTTATCCTGCCCTAAGTTGCGCTTCGAGCTGTGAAGGATACCGGGGAACATGACCGCAGTGAAACCGTCGCGAGGTTGGCAGGGCACGGTGCTGAAGCTCATGCGGGCCGGCGATTACCTGCTCACGGTGACCGGTCGGCGTGAGATCAGCCCGCGCTACCTGCGGTTGAGCTTCGAGGCCGGCGGGCTGCTCGACGACCACCGGGTGCATCCGACGATGTGGATCCGGATGTGGTTTGCCAACGGCGACAAGTCGCACCAACGCGGCTACACGCTGGTCGATCCCGACCCTGCGGCCGGCACGTTCGACATCGAGTTCGCGCTGCACGACGGCATCGCGTCGGACTGGGCGCGGGCCGCGCGACCGGGCGACACGATCGAAGCCACGGTGCTGGGCAGCAAGTTCGCACTCCCTGAGCCGGCCCCCTGCGGGTACGTCATCGTCGGCGACACCGCGTCGCTGCCGGCGATCAACTCCTTGCTGGCGTCGATCGGCGACGTCCCGGCCAGGGTGTTCCTCGAGGCCTACTGCGGCGACGACAAGAACCTGCCGGTGGTCCGCAGTGTCGGCGTCAGCTGGGTGGACCGCATCAACGACGGTCGCGAGCTGCTCGAGACGGTGCGGTCGGCGGCGTTCGACGCCGGTGATCACTTCGGCTGGGTGGCCTGCGACAATCGCACCACCCGATCAGTGGTCAAGGTGCTGCGCGACGACTTCGGCATTCCGCGGAAATCCATTAAGGCGCAAGCCTATTGGATGGCATGAGCGGCCCGGCCGGCTACCGCCGCACAGCAGCCGGCGCCACCACCGGGACGACGAATTCCTCGATCGTCGCCCGCTCGTCGGCATCGTCGCGGCCGGCGAACATCAGCAGCGATGCGATCACCCGCACCACCCAGCGGCCGCGGCGTGCGACGGTGTCGTGGTCGGCGGCATCCAGTGAGTGCCGGAACGCGGTGGCCAGGGCCGCGATCACCTCGGACCGTCCGGCCACCTCGGCGCCCAGGGGCAGATGGGTGGCGGCAAACCAGGACGCCAACGGCGGGCTGTCGCGGACCATCCGGAGTGCGGCGGTGATGCCGGCGCCCAGCCGTTCACGCGGATCCTCGATGCCGGCGATCTGCTGCGCGATCGCCGCGCTGAGCCGGTACGTCTCGCGGTGCACGTAAGCGGTTCGCAGCGCCTCACGGCTGTGGAAGCAGCGGTACAGGGTCGCGCGGGAACAGCCGGCGGCCCTGGCGATCTCATTCATGCCGACCGACGCCGGGTCGCGTTGGGTGTACAGCCGCTCCGCGGCCTCGAGTATCCGGTCGGCGGCCACCAGGTGGAAAATGGTGTCGTCGGCGGGCTCGGTGCGGCGCCGCTCGATCAGCCCGGTGAAGCAGGCCATCATCGAGCCGACCGCGTCGCCGACCGTGTCCACCGCGCCGGTGATGGTCCCGCCGGCGGTGTTGGCCGCCACGATGGCCTGGGTCCAGCCGTCAAATTGGGCCCAATCCTGTTCGGGCACACCGAGATAGTGCGCAACCACCATCGAGGGAAGTGGTTTGAACAGTTCGGTGACGATGTCACCGCCACCGTCGGCGCGGAGCTTTTCGATTCGGTCGATGACGAACTGACACACCGTGGGCTCGACGGCCGCCACCTGTCGCGGGGTGAAGCCGCGCGACACCAGCTCGCGAAACTCGGTGTGCACCGGCGGATCCTGCATCACCATCGGCGGGTTATCTCGCAGCCCAATCATTTCCAGCTCGCCGTAGGTAACGGTCAGGCCTGCGCCGACGAGAAGGTCTGGTGGTCGCGGGCGGCCGACCAGACATCGGCGTGCCGCGACAGCACGTAGTAGTCGTGGTCGGGACGCTCCGGCGGGACGACGTGGTGCACCGGGTCGTGGTCCCGCAGCGCCCGATTCATCGGCCAGGGATTCGGCCAGCTCTCCGCGGTGGCGAGCCGAAAGCCGCGAGACATAATGTCAATCGTCGATTGTGAACCTGGCGACGCGACACGCCGATGACGCGTCGTACGGTTCACACTCGGCCGAACGCCGCGACCGACTAGATCCCGCTGCCGGGATTGAGGATGC comes from the Mycobacterium shinjukuense genome and includes:
- a CDS encoding LppP/LprE family lipoprotein gives rise to the protein MRGVWSLPCRATSPMRVAAVLFMAATLTGCGSGDSTVAKTPHATPHASTTTSSAPDGSPAPPSATAAPPGGSAPPPPDPCAVNLASPTIARVVSELPRDPRSQQPWNPEPLAGNYNECAQLSAVIIRANTNAGNPTTRAVMFHLGKYIPQGVPDTYGFNGIDASQCTGDTVALTYSNGLGLNSAVKFRWNGSGVELISNTTGG
- a CDS encoding acyltransferase family protein; amino-acid sequence: MTLSKAENALGGLEQISRVDRVASLTGIRAVAALLVVGTHAAYTTGKYTHGYWGLVGARMEIGVPIFFVLSGFLLFRPWVKSAAVGGPPPSLSRYAWHRVRRIMPAYVITVLFAYALYHFRTAGPNPGHSWVGLVRNLTLTQIYTDGYLGSFLHQGLTQMWSLAVEAAFYVSLPPLAVLLLVLICRRRWRPKLALAALVGLMLISPAWLLVVHADHWFPDGARLWLPTYLAWFLGGMMLTVLQAMGVRCYAFAAIPLAVICYFIVATPIGGAPTTSPASLWEALVKTAFYAVIAVLAVAPLALGDRGWYSRLLASRPMVWLGEISYEIFLIHLVTMEFAMVYVVRYHVYTGSMLNLYVATLALTLPLAWLLHRFTRVKAD
- a CDS encoding MFS transporter; amino-acid sequence: MLLLDMTIVSAALASIQSSLDARLSGLQWVVDAYALPMAGLLLTAATLGDRLGRRRLYLVGITVFTLASAGCAVSGSIEMLNLCRALQGAGGAVLLGVSLPMVAAVYPEQRGRGMAIAVYGAVMGAGAAVGPLLGGALVGAFGWESIFLINLPIGSVALAIAVWFAPETRVPQDRPLDLLGTAVLSATLFAGVYVLIEGNRLGWTSTAIVALGAFCVVGLALFGWWESRVMAPMLDLRVMRRPGFAGVALAAFAAAGTLIAATNYLALYFMNTLGYSPFQAGLRALPLTGACVLGAPLAMAAARRCPAWTSIPGGVGLIAVGLWLMTGVTENTQWTHFIGGSIVAGLGLGGLFALTSDIALQFVPVADAGMATGALSTVRQVGILAGVAGLGALFSRHAAGGAADGLAKLRGVGPMRELIDGLSAGAGLRVLDFLPNEVRPALPAIARVARRASAEGMQAALVAAAVGATVASAVAAILIAVGTRRSSR
- a CDS encoding GNAT family N-acetyltransferase, which gives rise to MMGEAILIPATDTGRYSIVVSTDPAAIEAAQRLRYQTFAEELGAALPHAIRGPLTGEMIDVDQFDPHSDHLLARDEATGHVVGCYRLLPPDGAQAAGGLFADTIFDIGGLNRLRPRLVELGRASVAAEHRTGAVMGLLWAGILRYQEITGYEWGIGCLSVRMEGGLPRGALVRGVRDAAFGAHPAPPEFRVTPRNPVRVNGLSLAELPDPGRVRIPPMVAGALRIGGLICGEPSYDADFDMADFVVLINRTMVRDRYLKRLARADVHS
- a CDS encoding lysine N(6)-hydroxylase/L-ornithine N(5)-oxygenase family protein, with the translated sequence MSTRERTELLGIGFGPSNLALAIAAAERGMRAVFVEAQPTFGWHRGMLLPGARMQIPFLKDLVTLRNATSDYTFINYLSERGRLVEFIDRHTLFPSRVEFHDYLEWAADRVAADVRYGHRVVEVSCGEPGFVVRADPEWVVEAHTLVLGTGLRPVLPGGVAESARQWHSHSLLNGLAALNCASPQRFAVVGAGQSAAEVVGYLHETYPQAQVHGVFARYGYSVVDDSPYVNRIFAPSAVDDFYGANQSARQRLLDYHRSANYSAVDPELIDDLYSREYAERVAGRRRLFMHNASEVAGTQEYPDRVRLTIANLANHSTETLDCAAVVYATGYAPTDVRRFLGEVANRYEFDRDQRPVVSRDYRLVPKPGAPGDVYLNGSVEHTHGLASSLLSNVAVRAHDIVSAVAARQGAR
- a CDS encoding siderophore-interacting protein, producing the protein MTAVKPSRGWQGTVLKLMRAGDYLLTVTGRREISPRYLRLSFEAGGLLDDHRVHPTMWIRMWFANGDKSHQRGYTLVDPDPAAGTFDIEFALHDGIASDWARAARPGDTIEATVLGSKFALPEPAPCGYVIVGDTASLPAINSLLASIGDVPARVFLEAYCGDDKNLPVVRSVGVSWVDRINDGRELLETVRSAAFDAGDHFGWVACDNRTTRSVVKVLRDDFGIPRKSIKAQAYWMA
- a CDS encoding TetR/AcrR family transcriptional regulator; protein product: MAADRILEAAERLYTQRDPASVGMNEIARAAGCSRATLYRCFHSREALRTAYVHRETYRLSAAIAQQIAGIEDPRERLGAGITAALRMVRDSPPLASWFAATHLPLGAEVAGRSEVIAALATAFRHSLDAADHDTVARRGRWVVRVIASLLMFAGRDDADERATIEEFVVPVVAPAAVRR